From the genome of Streptomyces xanthophaeus:
CTGGACACCGCGCTCCGGCTGGCCGCCGTCCTGCACGAGCGGGCGGCGGGCGCGTGAGCGAGTCCGTGGAGGCGGTGAACTTCGCCTTCGAACTCGGCTGGAAGCTACGGGGGCTGGAGACGGCCCTCGCCTGTGGCGCGTGGAGGCGTGGAGGCATGGGACTGTCCGTGCGCGTGCAGGGCGACGAGGGCGGCGGGCACTGGACGGCCGTCGGGGACGACGGGGAGCGGCGGGAGTCGCGGACGGCCGCCACGGCGGACGAGGCGACCGCGCTGGTGCAGGAGGCGTTCGGGATGACCGCGTGGCGCCCCAAGCCGCCTCCGCCGCCGGGCTGGCACCGGTTCACTCTGATCCACTGCCCGGTGGAGGAGTCACCGAGCTACGAGCGCATCGAGGCGCGGCCGCCGCAGGGCTGCGTGGTCGAGTACGTCGGCGGGTACTTCGGGCTGCGCTGCGAACGGCCGGGGGCGCGGCTGCTGGATGCCGTCGCCGAGACCTGCCGGGAGGTCCGGACGGAGCACGGGCTGTTCATGTCCGACCTCGGCATCGAGAAGCTGTGGGAGTGGTCGCAGGACGGTACGGACGGCTGGGGTGCGGAGATCGTGGGCCAGCTGCTGCTGATGGCCGCCGAGCGCGGGCCGAAGCTCGGCTACGAGGTCGACGACCTGGTGCGGTTCTTGCGTACCGCTGCGGGCTGAGCCGTATTCAGCTTCAGCTGGTTATGCGTTCGCCGTCGTACTTGCCGCCTACGCAGTTCCACACACCGGTGGCGGAGTCGTACTCCACAGCTCCCCCTCCGTGCTCGCACGTCGGTCCGGCGACAGTCGGTACGGCACCCTGTGCAACGGGGACCGCGGCGCCGAGGGCGGCCAATACGAGGGCGGCGGTGACCGCGAGAATTCGGGTACGCATGGGCTCCTCCGGAGGTCGAGCGACACCAACACGTCAACACCAGCCTCCCTCTGCGGCGGGTCGGGCGCACCCTCGAGGGGGCGCACAAGGGGGCGCACGAGGGGCGCCGCTCGCGGTCGGGCGGCAGGCTGGTGTTATGGCGAACACGCCCGAGGTAGCCGTGGGGGCGCCTGAAGATCTCGGCTTGCGGTCGGTTTCGGTGGACGGCAGGCGCGTCGGCAAGGCCGTGTCCCTCAAGGAACTCCGAAGAATCCTGCATCGTGCCGGTGTGCCACCGGATCACGAGATCCACTGGCTCGGCGGAGACAGCACTGTCTGGCCGGACCAGGCATGGGTGCGGCGAACCATTTGCCTCTTCGTGGTCGTCGGCCTCCTCGTGACGGCATATCCGCTCTTCCGGATCGGAGTGTCGGACAGCGGCGATGCCCTCACGTACGGCGGACGGATCGCGGGACTCACCATCCTCGCCGTGGCCCTGGTGGAGGTGTTGGCCGTCCTGGCCGCCATCGACTACTGGACCAAGCGTCGGTGGCGGTACTCGGGAGTGGTCGTGCTGGTCGGAGTCGTGATCTCCCTCCTCTGTAGCGCTGCCCTGCTCCTGCTGCAGATCGGCGAGCGGTTCAACGGTTACACCGTGGCCGGGATAGCCCTCGGTGTCTGGTCCTCGGTGGCCCTGTTCGGACTTTTCAGATGCGGGGCGTGGAAGGGACTCAAGGTCCCCAGGAAAATCGCGATCGGGGTGGTAATTTCCACCCTTCTCGCCGCCGCCAACCTTGCATATTCACAGATCTATGTTCCCTATGTGAAGATTCCGCTGATCCAGAGTGGGGCCGAGTTCAGGGAGTCGAACATGGAAAAGGGGTCGCGACGGGTGTATGTGACGGTCCATCTGTTCGTGAAGAACTCCGGCCAGGTGCCCGTCTATGTCCTCGGCAGCATTTATTGGATCCATGGCGTGGCTGCGAGCAGTAAGTTCGACGCCAAGCCTGCTAGAGCCGACTTGATCTACGATGGCGATTTCGTCACGCCGGCCGGCCGAGCACTGGATCCAGGGGAAGAGATCGCCCAGGATGCGGTGATCGAGATAGATGGTGCCGATCCTCACAAGTATGAAGCGGTCAGGGCCCAGACCGAGGTGTACGTGATCAGGAAAGACAGAATGAAGATGACCGCGGACTACATGCGTTCCTTCGTGGAGGGGGAGGGACTCAAGAAGGACTCCCAGCCTCGGGATCCAGCCAATGCGAAGTACAGATACCGGACCGGGCTCTCGAACAGCAGCGAAATTCTGAACGTGACCCGCGGCCGACAGCGCATCACCGTGTGGAGGGTGGGCGGCAAGAATCCGTACATCATTGTGGATGTGTCGCCACCGGATGAACGGATACCCTTCGACCCCCGAAACCCCATCACTAACAAACAGAAGGTCGTTGACCGGTACGGCCTCTCGCAGGTGCGCGGGTCCACGGCGGAGACGCCCTACGCAGAGCTCCTGGAAAAGGCCAGCGCCACCGAAAAGGGCGCGACCCCGCCCCCGACTCCTACCCTGCCCAAGCCTCCGGCCATGTGACCTTCTCTCACACCGGGGCGTCGGTGCGCAGGCGGGCGTGCAAGTGCTCGTCGTGCCAGCCGTCCGCGTGCAGGAGGGCGTCGCGCATGGTGCCTTCCAGGGGGAATCCGGCCTTCGTCGCGATGGCGCAGGAGGCCGGGTTCGCCACGGAGTGGGTGATCCGTATCCGGTGCAGGCCGAGGTCCTCGAAGGCCCAGCGGGTGACGCGTTCCGTGGCGGCCACCATGACCCCGCGGCCGCGCCCGGCGGGCAGCAGCCAGTAGAGGATCTCGCCGCTGCCGCCCGGGAGGTCGAGGTCGCCGATGCCGATGAGCCCGACGGCCGGGCCTCCGCCGGCCGGGGCGACGGCCCAGATCGCGGCCTCCTCGTCCTGCCAGCGGGCGTGCCAGCGGGCGATCCGCTCCTCGGCCTCGGCCGGATTCAGGAGGGCGGGCCGGTTCCAGTGCCGGATGTCCGGGTCGAGGCAGGACTCGACGAGCGCGGGGACGTCGTGGGCCGCCCAGGGGCGCAGCAGCATGGCGCCCGGCAGTTCGAACTCCGGCTGCGGCAGGGCGCGCATCCGGCCGGCGGGGACCACGTGAGGTATGGAGTTGATCATCTCTGCATCATTGCGGACCCGTGGCGCGCATGCGCATGAGCAGGAACAGCGCGTACGGCGAGTCCGAGGCGAAGGTCTGGCGGTGCAGCGGCTCCGGGACCCGGGGGCCCCAGAGCCAGACCTTGTCGCAGCCGTAGCAGAACGCGGCTTCGTACAGGGGCGGCCCGGCCGGGTCGGCGTAGGCGCGGATGCCCCAGCCGGGGGCGAACGCGCACAGGGTGACTTCGGCGGCGGGGATCTTCCGTACGGCCGTGAGCATCTCCGCGACGGCGGGACCCTCCCAGTGCCCCACGACGGGACCGGTCATCGGGTCGCCGTGCCACTCGGGACCGGCGGTGATGCGCACGACGTCGATACGGGTCGTGGCGGCGACGGCGTCGGCGGGGAGCAGCATCCGCACATCATGCGGGGCTATGCGGGGACCCGTTCCTTCGGGGGTGTTCCGGTGGTGGTGGCGGTGGCGGTGTCCGGGTCCTGGTCGGGGTTGGTGTCGAGGTCGGTCAGCATCTGGCGGGTGAAGCCGAAGAAGTAGGTGGCGGCGAAGCCCACCAGGTAGCCGGTCAGGAGGCCGCCCGCGTAGATCGCGAGGGTGATGCCGGCGCCGGACTTGCCGTCGAGCAGGGGGAACAGGGCCCAGCCCGAGGGGCCGATGGCGGTGGAGCCGAAGGCGACGCCCAGTTGGTGGAAGAGGCCGACGAAGGCGCCGCCGGCCGCGCCGCCGATGCAGGCGGTCACGAAGGGGCGGCCGAGCGGCAGGGAGACGCCGTAGATCAGCGGTTCGCCGATGCCCAGGAAGCCGGCCGGGAGGGCGGACCTGATGGTGGCGCGGATCGAGCCGTTGCGCGGGAGGCGGTAGTAGACGGCGATGGCCGCGCCGACCTGGCCCGCGCCCGCCATGGCGAGGATGGGCAGCAGGACGGTGTAGCCGTCCTGCTCGATGAGGGTGGTGTGGATGGGGATCAGGGCCTGGTGCAGGCCGAGCATCACGAGGGGGAGGAAGAGGCCGCCCAGGACCAGGCCCGCGAAGGCGCCGCCACTGGCGAGGAGCCAGTTCGCGAAGGTGCCGATGGCGGCGGAGGCCTCACCGGCGAGGTACATCAGGCCGAAGAGGGTGACCAGGCCCGAGATCAGCACGGTGAGGGTGGGGGTGACCAGGACGTCCAGGGCCTCCGGCACCCACCTGCGGCACCACTTCTCCACGTACACGGCGAGGAGGGCGGCGGCGAGCGCGCCGAGGACGCCGCCCTGGCCGGGCTTGAGTTCCAGGCCGAAGGCGTCGATCTTCGCGACGCCCGGGAAGACGATGATCGCGGCGACCGCGCCGCCCAGGATCGGCGTACCGCCGAACTCCTTGGCCGTGTTGTATCCGACGAAGACCGCGATCAGGGACATGAAGCCGGACGCGATGGCGGCGAGGGCGGGGACGACGGCGGGCACCCAGCCCAGATTCGTCAGCAGGCCGTTCAGCCCGGCGATGATGCCGCAGCCGATCAGGGCCGGGATCAGCGGGATGAAGATGTTCGCGATGCGGCGCAGGAACAGCTTGAAGGGCGTGGCGTTCCGGGCCTTCTGAGCCTCCTTCAGGGCCGCACCCTGAGCGGC
Proteins encoded in this window:
- a CDS encoding PTS transporter subunit EIIC, with the translated sequence MSTDKNRATAAAILPLVGGPDNITSIAHCMTRLRLSLRDRSLVQDEALRALPAVLGVVEDDTYQIVLGPGAVARVTPEFEALVEEARSAAPAAAPPAAPAAQPSGGITADGLAAQGAALKEAQKARNATPFKLFLRRIANIFIPLIPALIGCGIIAGLNGLLTNLGWVPAVVPALAAIASGFMSLIAVFVGYNTAKEFGGTPILGGAVAAIIVFPGVAKIDAFGLELKPGQGGVLGALAAALLAVYVEKWCRRWVPEALDVLVTPTLTVLISGLVTLFGLMYLAGEASAAIGTFANWLLASGGAFAGLVLGGLFLPLVMLGLHQALIPIHTTLIEQDGYTVLLPILAMAGAGQVGAAIAVYYRLPRNGSIRATIRSALPAGFLGIGEPLIYGVSLPLGRPFVTACIGGAAGGAFVGLFHQLGVAFGSTAIGPSGWALFPLLDGKSGAGITLAIYAGGLLTGYLVGFAATYFFGFTRQMLTDLDTNPDQDPDTATATTTGTPPKERVPA
- a CDS encoding GNAT family N-acetyltransferase, producing the protein MINSIPHVVPAGRMRALPQPEFELPGAMLLRPWAAHDVPALVESCLDPDIRHWNRPALLNPAEAEERIARWHARWQDEEAAIWAVAPAGGGPAVGLIGIGDLDLPGGSGEILYWLLPAGRGRGVMVAATERVTRWAFEDLGLHRIRITHSVANPASCAIATKAGFPLEGTMRDALLHADGWHDEHLHARLRTDAPV